A genomic stretch from Aerococcaceae bacterium zg-1292 includes:
- the typA gene encoding translational GTPase TypA produces MNTRKDIRNIAIIAHVDHGKTTLVDELLKQSNTLDERAKLDERAMDSNDIEKERGITILAKNTAVDYKGTRINILDTPGHADFGGEVERILKMVDGVVLVVDAYEGTMPQTRFVLKKALEQGLTPVVVVNKIDKPSARPAEVIDEVLELFIELGADDDQLEFPVVYASALNGTSSQSDKLEDQEASMDAIFDAVIEHVPAPVDNSDESLQFQVSLLDYNEYVGRIGIGRVFRGTIKVGDNVALIKTDGSKKNFRVTKILGFFGLNRVEIQEAKAGDLIALSGMDDIFVGETVADANNPEALPVLHIDEPTLEMTFLTNNSPFAGREGKYVTARNLQDRLMQELQTDVSLRVEPTDSPDAFTVMGRGELHLSILIETMRREGYEFQVSRPKVIMKEVDGQLCEPFERVQIDTPEEYMGSIIEAMGQRKAEMADMAHTGNGQIRLVFLIPARGLIGFSTEFMSMTRGYGIINHTFDDYLPVVDGSIGRRRNGTLVAQENGQATTYGIMGLEDRGTIFVEPGTEVYGGMIVGEHNRENDLTVNITRAKQLTNIRSATKDQTSVIKRPRILTLEESIQFMDDDEYCEVTPESIRLRKQILDKAARERANKKDKK; encoded by the coding sequence ATGAATACGCGTAAAGATATTAGAAACATAGCCATAATTGCCCATGTCGACCACGGTAAAACAACCTTAGTTGATGAATTATTAAAACAATCCAATACATTAGATGAGCGTGCTAAATTAGATGAGCGTGCAATGGATTCGAATGATATTGAAAAAGAACGTGGGATTACTATTCTTGCTAAAAACACTGCGGTTGATTATAAAGGTACTCGTATCAATATTTTAGATACACCTGGGCATGCGGACTTCGGTGGCGAAGTAGAACGTATCTTAAAAATGGTAGACGGTGTGGTATTAGTTGTGGATGCTTATGAAGGAACAATGCCGCAAACACGTTTTGTATTGAAAAAGGCATTGGAACAAGGTTTAACACCGGTTGTTGTCGTAAATAAAATTGATAAACCATCCGCAAGACCAGCAGAAGTTATTGATGAAGTGTTAGAATTATTTATCGAACTCGGTGCAGACGATGACCAATTAGAATTCCCTGTTGTGTACGCATCGGCTTTAAATGGCACATCCAGTCAGTCGGATAAATTAGAGGATCAAGAAGCCTCAATGGATGCAATTTTTGACGCAGTTATTGAACATGTACCAGCTCCGGTTGATAATAGTGATGAGTCATTACAATTTCAAGTATCTTTATTAGACTATAATGAATACGTTGGACGTATCGGGATTGGTCGTGTATTTCGTGGGACGATTAAAGTCGGTGATAATGTCGCATTGATTAAAACGGATGGCTCTAAAAAGAATTTTCGCGTAACAAAAATCTTAGGTTTCTTCGGTTTAAACCGAGTAGAAATTCAAGAAGCAAAAGCAGGCGATTTGATTGCCTTATCAGGTATGGATGATATCTTCGTTGGAGAAACAGTTGCCGATGCGAATAATCCGGAAGCTTTGCCTGTGTTGCATATTGATGAGCCAACATTAGAAATGACGTTTTTAACGAATAATTCGCCATTTGCAGGTCGTGAAGGTAAATATGTCACAGCACGTAATTTACAAGATCGTTTAATGCAAGAGTTACAAACGGATGTTTCGTTACGTGTTGAACCAACGGATTCTCCAGATGCCTTTACTGTAATGGGTCGTGGCGAATTGCATTTATCAATTTTAATTGAAACAATGCGTCGTGAAGGTTATGAATTCCAAGTATCACGTCCAAAAGTAATTATGAAAGAAGTCGATGGACAATTATGTGAACCATTTGAACGTGTGCAAATTGATACGCCAGAAGAATACATGGGTTCTATTATTGAAGCAATGGGTCAGCGTAAAGCGGAAATGGCGGATATGGCACATACTGGAAATGGTCAAATTCGTTTAGTCTTTTTAATTCCTGCGCGTGGATTAATCGGATTTTCAACGGAATTTATGTCGATGACACGTGGATATGGTATTATTAACCATACCTTTGATGATTATTTACCAGTTGTTGATGGAAGTATCGGACGTCGTCGTAATGGGACATTAGTTGCTCAAGAAAATGGTCAAGCTACAACCTATGGTATTATGGGATTAGAAGATCGGGGAACGATTTTTGTGGAACCAGGTACCGAAGTGTATGGCGGAATGATTGTCGGTGAGCATAACCGAGAAAATGATTTAACAGTTAATATTACACGTGCTAAACAATTAACCAATATCCGCTCAGCAACGAAAGATCAAACTAGTGTCATTAAACGTCCGCGTATTTTAACGTTAGAAGAATCAATTCAATTTATGGATGATGATGAATATTGTGAAGTCACACCAGAAAGTATTCGTCTTCGTAAACAAATTTTAGATAAAGCAGCACGTGAACGCGCTAATAAAAAAGATAAAAAATAG
- a CDS encoding PolC-type DNA polymerase III translates to MEEKQLFQHLLEQLQINDKDLLQSLAKTEIDKVEILATTKQWRFFLKSEALIHPDVYKIFMHLLKETFEPIAHVDVWWRFEQVNWSDKVLRDYWLAALAVLAKDKPFVKAILNQGHHEVFRGVIKVGVPMEQQLETIQQVFHDVFILALQKIGIETPSIEYYFDAERHEIEKQNVQQRQSDEDKKYLVEALEAVEKKQMQQAKAETVVKDKDIPQIGKDITSTIITPIRDLPDNQFRQVIEGYVFDAEIREFRSGTQLLTLKITDYTSSVAVKLMSGRSIKKESFTLFKKGDWLRLEGDMVPDNYTGELDFRPRSIRHITKTQRQDKAPDGQKRVELHLHSNMSQMDATNGVGDLIAQAAKWGHPAVAITDHAGAQAFPDAYAAGKKHDIKVLYGIEAYVVNDGEPIAYYPQPLSLDEATYVVFDVETTGLSAVYDRIIELAAVKMQNGQVVDTFEAFINPGHPLSAFTTELTGITDAMLADAPSEEKVLKDFQAFSANSILVAHNASFDIGFLNKTYLRIGEPESTLPVIDTLELSRLVNPHLKGHRLNNLAKHYGIVLEQHHRAVYDSETTGHILMKLLEQAKEQFQMVLHSDLNSQMGKGESYKNARPFHATILAKNQAGLKDLFKLISESNVRYFYRTPRIPRSLLTQHRQHLLIGTACSEGEIFTTMMQKGYDETAELVDYYDYIELQPPIVYETLIEQEQIGSRRDIEHIMRELVRLGEEKNIPVVATGNVHYLEEKDAIYREILIKSMKINQNRMVHLPQVHFRTTDEMLAQFQFLGEEKAMELVVTNTQAIADKIEPIEVIKKDLYTPNIPGSNEEIRQLSYNRAYELYGNPLPEIVEARIEKELKSIIDNGFAVIYLISQKLVHKSMEDGYLVGSRGSVGSSLVATMTGITEVNPLAPHYYCPECQYSEFFTQGEVGSGFDLPPKQCPHCQAELAREGQDIPFETFLGFYGDKVPDIDLNFSGEYQPRAHAYTKVLFGEDYVYRAGTISTVAEKTAFGYVKGYLEATGEQIPQAEKERLAKGIEGVKRTTGQHPGGIIVIPDYMDVFDFTPVQYPADVQSAEWRTTHFDFHSIHDNVLKLDILGHDDPTMIRKLQDLSGIDPKTIPMNDPGVMSLFSSPEVLGVTSEQIFSETGTLGVPEFGTNFVRGMLTETKPSTFAELLQISGLSHGTDVWLGNAQELIKNKVTTLAKVIGCRDDIMVTLMQYGIEDGIAFNIMESVRKGKGIPDDWQAIMRENKVPEWYIESCLKIKYMFPKAHAAAYIMMALRVAYFKVHYPMYYYAAYFSVRAEDFDLVAMHQGKEMVKRRLREIQGKGFDATVKERSLQTVLELANEMLERGFKFSMVDLEKSDADSFIIEDDTLIPPFRAIPGLGANVAQQIIKAREEAPFLSKEDLQRRGKVSKTIIEYLTEQGVLNHLPDQDQLSLF, encoded by the coding sequence TTGGAAGAGAAACAATTATTTCAACATTTATTAGAGCAACTTCAAATTAACGACAAAGATTTATTGCAAAGTTTAGCAAAGACAGAAATTGATAAAGTCGAAATTTTAGCGACAACAAAACAGTGGCGCTTTTTCCTAAAAAGTGAAGCATTGATTCATCCTGATGTATATAAAATTTTCATGCATTTATTGAAGGAGACATTTGAACCGATTGCGCATGTCGATGTTTGGTGGCGCTTTGAGCAGGTTAATTGGTCGGATAAGGTATTGCGTGATTATTGGCTAGCGGCCTTAGCAGTACTAGCAAAGGATAAGCCGTTTGTTAAAGCGATATTGAATCAGGGTCATCATGAGGTATTTCGTGGTGTTATTAAAGTAGGCGTTCCGATGGAACAACAATTGGAAACTATTCAACAAGTATTCCATGATGTTTTCATATTAGCCTTACAAAAAATTGGTATTGAAACACCGTCAATTGAATATTACTTTGATGCGGAACGACATGAGATTGAAAAACAAAATGTACAGCAGCGTCAATCAGATGAGGATAAAAAGTATTTGGTTGAAGCGCTAGAAGCCGTTGAAAAGAAACAAATGCAACAAGCAAAAGCTGAAACAGTCGTTAAAGACAAAGATATTCCACAAATTGGTAAGGACATCACGAGTACGATTATTACTCCGATACGTGATTTACCAGATAATCAATTCCGACAAGTCATTGAAGGATATGTTTTTGATGCAGAAATTCGTGAGTTTCGCTCTGGGACTCAATTACTCACATTAAAAATTACTGATTATACAAGTTCAGTGGCGGTAAAATTAATGAGTGGTCGTTCGATAAAGAAAGAATCGTTCACACTGTTTAAAAAAGGGGATTGGCTTCGTTTAGAAGGCGATATGGTGCCGGATAATTATACAGGGGAACTTGATTTTCGTCCACGAAGCATCCGTCATATCACCAAAACACAACGTCAAGACAAGGCTCCTGACGGTCAAAAACGTGTGGAGCTGCATTTGCATTCGAATATGAGCCAGATGGATGCGACCAATGGTGTAGGTGATTTAATTGCTCAAGCCGCAAAATGGGGGCATCCAGCTGTTGCGATTACTGACCATGCAGGGGCGCAGGCATTTCCAGATGCTTATGCAGCAGGTAAGAAGCATGATATTAAAGTGCTATATGGGATTGAAGCGTACGTTGTCAATGATGGTGAACCCATTGCGTATTATCCACAACCATTATCTTTAGATGAAGCCACTTATGTGGTGTTTGACGTGGAGACGACAGGGTTGTCCGCAGTATACGACCGTATTATCGAACTTGCTGCGGTTAAAATGCAAAATGGACAGGTCGTTGACACTTTTGAAGCCTTTATAAACCCGGGTCATCCGTTATCAGCCTTTACGACTGAGTTGACCGGGATTACCGATGCGATGTTGGCAGATGCGCCAAGTGAAGAAAAAGTCTTGAAAGATTTTCAAGCGTTTAGTGCTAATTCCATTCTAGTCGCTCACAATGCGAGTTTTGACATCGGCTTTTTAAATAAAACGTATTTACGTATTGGAGAGCCTGAATCTACATTGCCAGTGATAGATACACTTGAACTATCACGGTTGGTGAATCCACATTTGAAAGGGCATCGTTTAAATAATTTAGCAAAACATTATGGCATTGTATTGGAACAACATCACCGTGCGGTCTACGATTCGGAAACGACGGGTCATATTTTAATGAAATTATTAGAACAGGCGAAAGAGCAATTTCAAATGGTGTTGCATTCCGATTTGAATTCGCAAATGGGTAAGGGTGAAAGTTATAAAAATGCTAGACCATTTCATGCGACGATATTGGCGAAAAACCAAGCAGGGCTAAAGGACTTATTTAAGTTGATTAGTGAGTCAAATGTGCGCTATTTTTACCGAACGCCGCGTATTCCAAGAAGTTTGTTAACCCAACATCGGCAGCATTTATTGATTGGAACGGCGTGCAGCGAGGGTGAAATTTTCACGACGATGATGCAAAAAGGGTATGATGAGACAGCAGAATTGGTAGATTATTACGATTATATTGAATTGCAGCCACCGATTGTTTATGAGACCTTAATCGAACAAGAACAAATCGGTTCACGACGAGATATTGAACATATTATGCGAGAATTAGTTCGTCTAGGTGAAGAAAAAAATATCCCCGTAGTAGCAACAGGGAATGTGCATTACTTAGAAGAAAAAGATGCGATTTACCGTGAAATATTAATTAAATCGATGAAAATCAATCAAAACCGGATGGTGCATTTGCCACAAGTCCATTTTAGAACAACTGATGAAATGTTAGCACAATTTCAATTTTTAGGCGAAGAAAAAGCGATGGAATTAGTCGTGACTAATACGCAGGCTATCGCAGATAAGATTGAGCCGATTGAAGTAATTAAAAAAGACTTGTATACACCAAACATTCCCGGTAGTAATGAAGAAATTCGTCAATTGAGTTATAATCGTGCCTACGAACTTTACGGTAATCCGCTACCAGAGATTGTCGAAGCCAGAATTGAAAAAGAATTAAAATCGATTATTGATAATGGATTTGCGGTTATTTACTTAATTTCACAAAAATTAGTACATAAGAGTATGGAAGATGGATATTTAGTAGGGTCAAGGGGTTCGGTTGGTTCGTCACTAGTGGCGACGATGACTGGTATTACTGAGGTCAATCCATTAGCACCGCATTATTATTGTCCTGAGTGCCAGTACAGTGAATTCTTTACTCAAGGGGAAGTTGGCTCCGGTTTTGACTTACCTCCCAAACAATGTCCGCATTGCCAAGCAGAATTAGCGCGTGAAGGTCAAGATATTCCATTTGAAACCTTTTTAGGCTTTTATGGCGATAAAGTACCGGATATTGATTTGAACTTTTCAGGAGAATATCAACCACGTGCACATGCATATACGAAAGTGTTATTTGGGGAGGATTATGTGTACCGTGCTGGAACGATTAGTACGGTAGCGGAAAAAACCGCTTTTGGTTATGTAAAAGGATATTTAGAAGCCACTGGAGAACAAATTCCTCAAGCAGAGAAAGAGCGTTTAGCTAAAGGTATTGAAGGTGTTAAGCGGACGACTGGACAGCATCCGGGCGGGATTATTGTTATACCTGATTATATGGATGTATTTGATTTTACACCGGTTCAATATCCAGCCGATGTTCAATCAGCAGAATGGCGTACGACCCACTTTGATTTTCACTCCATTCATGACAATGTGTTGAAACTTGATATTTTAGGTCATGATGACCCGACGATGATTCGTAAATTGCAAGACCTTAGTGGAATCGACCCGAAAACAATTCCGATGAATGACCCTGGTGTCATGTCATTATTTAGTAGTCCAGAAGTGCTTGGCGTCACATCTGAACAAATCTTTTCTGAGACAGGAACCTTGGGTGTGCCTGAATTTGGGACGAACTTTGTTCGCGGAATGTTAACTGAAACGAAACCCAGTACATTTGCTGAATTATTACAAATTTCAGGTTTGTCTCATGGAACAGATGTCTGGCTAGGGAATGCACAAGAGTTGATTAAAAATAAAGTGACCACATTAGCAAAAGTAATCGGTTGTCGTGACGATATTATGGTGACTTTGATGCAATATGGTATTGAAGATGGCATTGCCTTTAATATTATGGAAAGTGTGCGTAAAGGTAAAGGGATTCCTGATGATTGGCAAGCGATTATGCGTGAAAATAAAGTGCCGGAATGGTACATTGAATCGTGTTTGAAAATTAAATATATGTTCCCGAAAGCCCATGCAGCAGCCTATATTATGATGGCATTACGCGTAGCGTACTTTAAAGTGCATTACCCAATGTATTATTACGCCGCTTATTTTTCAGTGCGTGCCGAAGATTTTGATTTGGTGGCAATGCATCAAGGAAAAGAAATGGTGAAACGGCGTTTGCGTGAAATTCAAGGCAAAGGTTTTGATGCAACAGTAAAAGAACGTAGTTTACAAACCGTGTTAGAGTTGGCTAATGAAATGCTAGAGCGAGGCTTTAAATTTAGTATGGTTGATTTGGAGAAATCAGATGCCGATAGTTTTATTATTGAAGATGATACTTTAATTCCGCCATTTAGAGCGATTCCGGGTCTTGGAGCAAACGTGGCACAACAAATTATCAAAGCCAGAGAAGAGGCACCATTTTTATCAAAAGAAGATTTACAAAGACGCGGCAAAGTTTCCAAAACAATTATTGAATATTTAACCGAGCAAGGCGTCTTGAATCATTTGCCTGATCAAGATCAATTAAGTTTATTCTAA
- the rseP gene encoding RIP metalloprotease RseP has translation MIKTIFVFLIIFSIIVVYHEFGHFYFAKKAGIRVREFALGMGPKLFAKQDKSGTTYTIRMLPLGGYVRLAGLNEEDGIQPGMQVGLAINEQNVVTGINLSEKYAVDELPAQVDEVELVDTMMIRVQPIGQDEMVTYTVDENAVITEKDGTRILVAPRDTRYESATPWNKIKTNFAGPMNNFILSIVTFMIIGLLAGGVASREAKIGEIAGDNSPAQAAGLKAGDVITAVNGKAVANWDELAQAIQAYPGKTVPFDVRRNQQKLTFDVAVEAAKAENSDKTYGRIGITRFYDTSIQARLLSGFTQTWAVISTVITTILGMFKSGFDIDQFGGPVAMAQMTNTVVGYGFIPVLSLMAMLSANLGIMNLLPIPALDGGKIVLNIYEAVRGKPLAQEKEGIITLIGVGLLVILMIAVTWNDIIRAFF, from the coding sequence ATGATCAAAACAATTTTTGTCTTTTTAATTATTTTCTCAATTATTGTTGTTTATCATGAGTTTGGGCATTTTTATTTTGCAAAAAAAGCGGGTATCCGCGTGCGAGAATTTGCTTTAGGTATGGGCCCAAAGCTGTTTGCTAAGCAAGATAAGTCAGGTACGACATATACAATTCGTATGTTGCCATTAGGCGGCTATGTTCGGCTCGCAGGTCTGAACGAAGAAGATGGTATTCAACCGGGGATGCAAGTTGGTTTAGCGATTAATGAGCAAAATGTGGTAACGGGCATTAATTTATCAGAAAAATACGCTGTAGATGAACTACCGGCTCAAGTGGATGAGGTCGAACTAGTAGATACAATGATGATTCGTGTACAACCCATTGGTCAAGATGAGATGGTTACTTATACCGTTGATGAAAATGCAGTGATTACTGAAAAAGATGGCACACGCATTTTAGTTGCACCGCGAGATACACGCTATGAATCTGCCACGCCATGGAATAAAATTAAAACGAATTTTGCTGGACCAATGAATAATTTTATATTATCGATTGTGACTTTTATGATTATCGGTTTATTAGCTGGTGGTGTTGCCTCTCGTGAAGCGAAAATTGGTGAAATTGCGGGTGATAATTCGCCTGCTCAAGCAGCTGGCTTAAAAGCTGGAGACGTTATTACGGCTGTAAATGGTAAAGCTGTCGCAAACTGGGATGAGTTAGCTCAAGCGATTCAAGCTTATCCAGGTAAAACAGTACCGTTTGACGTACGACGTAATCAACAAAAGCTAACATTTGATGTCGCAGTGGAAGCGGCTAAAGCGGAAAATAGTGATAAGACATACGGTCGCATTGGTATTACGCGCTTTTACGATACCAGTATTCAGGCGCGATTGTTATCTGGTTTCACACAAACTTGGGCAGTTATTTCGACGGTGATTACGACAATTTTAGGAATGTTTAAATCTGGATTTGATATTGATCAATTTGGTGGTCCAGTAGCTATGGCTCAAATGACCAATACTGTCGTAGGGTATGGCTTTATACCGGTATTAAGTCTCATGGCGATGTTAAGTGCCAATTTAGGTATTATGAACTTATTACCAATTCCTGCTTTAGACGGTGGAAAAATCGTATTGAACATCTATGAAGCGGTTCGTGGCAAGCCGTTAGCACAGGAAAAAGAGGGGATAATTACTTTAATCGGAGTCGGTTTACTGGTTATTTTAATGATTGCGGTGACCTGGAATGACATTATCCGTGCTTTCTTTTAG
- a CDS encoding DUF1146 domain-containing protein: MTLAYGMAVLFVRIFFVLLTYVALEKVDWRKLFSANNYRFAQYVCALSSIALGHLIGSFFITIMELLRDVLFSAFL; encoded by the coding sequence ATGACACTAGCATATGGTATGGCAGTACTATTCGTGCGGATTTTTTTTGTGTTACTCACTTATGTTGCGCTCGAAAAAGTAGATTGGCGAAAATTATTTTCAGCGAATAATTATCGATTTGCGCAATATGTTTGTGCGTTGTCAAGTATCGCATTAGGGCACCTTATCGGTTCATTTTTTATTACGATCATGGAATTGCTGCGAGATGTATTATTCAGCGCATTCCTATAA
- a CDS encoding inositol monophosphatase family protein, which yields MDYQLHHRVLVWLEQAAHELRLSHQRELQVDEKKGASDLVTEMDKATEQFFVEKINQYYPTHRIIGEEGMSSRVEDTDGFVWVIDPIDGTLNFVKQKNNFGIMVGLFKDGQPIAGYIYDVMKHDLYYGIVGEGAYLNNRPLDAIPITSLEDSIAMGNVGMFALNLKNSQRLLKAVLGVRAHGSAALEVIEVLRGQASVYLSFGLSPWDFAAGYAICEAAGLKATKPDGSPLSILERSAVIFAHPSVHQEVINVLNTTEELGEINEYA from the coding sequence ATGGATTATCAATTACATCATCGTGTACTTGTTTGGCTAGAACAAGCCGCGCATGAGTTAAGATTATCGCATCAAAGAGAGCTTCAAGTAGATGAGAAAAAAGGTGCGAGTGATTTAGTAACAGAAATGGATAAAGCGACGGAACAATTTTTCGTTGAAAAAATTAATCAATATTATCCAACACACCGTATTATCGGTGAGGAAGGTATGAGTAGTCGAGTAGAAGATACTGATGGTTTTGTTTGGGTCATTGATCCCATCGATGGTACGCTTAATTTTGTTAAACAAAAAAATAACTTTGGTATCATGGTAGGACTTTTCAAAGATGGTCAGCCGATTGCAGGATATATTTATGATGTGATGAAGCATGATTTATATTATGGCATTGTAGGCGAAGGTGCGTACTTAAATAATCGTCCGCTCGATGCAATTCCAATTACGAGCCTAGAAGACAGTATTGCGATGGGCAATGTAGGGATGTTCGCCTTGAACTTGAAAAACAGCCAGCGTTTATTAAAAGCCGTACTCGGTGTACGTGCGCATGGTTCAGCGGCATTAGAAGTAATAGAAGTATTACGAGGACAAGCATCGGTTTACTTATCATTCGGGCTAAGTCCGTGGGATTTTGCGGCGGGTTATGCTATATGTGAGGCAGCTGGCTTAAAGGCAACCAAACCTGATGGGTCACCATTATCAATTTTAGAGCGCTCAGCTGTCATTTTTGCACATCCGAGTGTTCATCAAGAAGTCATCAATGTACTCAATACAACAGAAGAATTAGGAGAAATAAATGAATACGCGTAA
- a CDS encoding DEAD/DEAH box helicase gives MTSIKQLSIQPFIKEALAELHFEMLTAVQDEVIPPAMEGKNLIVQSQTGSGKSHSFLIPVLNKINPAKQEVQAVITAPSRELATQLFEAATQIAKFSTEEIFIANYIGGTDKERQIEKLANRQPHIVIGTPGRIFDLMSEHALWVQTAEMMVVDEGDMTMDLGFLSLVDEIASRLAKNLQLMVFSATIPQQLSVFLNKYVTSPVQIKIEPKQVLAEQINNYLMNTKGQDRRELVYELLTMGHPYLALVFCNTKNYADDVSQFLKEKGLKVATIHGDVPPRERKRLMRQIKDLEYQYVVASDLAARGIDIPGVSMVINTEIPKELEFFIHRVGRTGRNQVAGNAYTFYTPEDDEAIRLLEQKGIEFEQVELVKGEVRPAKSRLRRNTRKDTKKDTDDVVVKAMIARNKKKKIKPGYKRKLNYAIKEHRRQEAKRNARMERRQSRKK, from the coding sequence ATGACAAGTATTAAACAATTGTCGATTCAACCTTTTATTAAAGAGGCATTGGCTGAACTCCATTTTGAAATGCTAACGGCTGTTCAAGATGAAGTCATCCCTCCTGCAATGGAAGGTAAAAATTTAATCGTGCAATCACAAACAGGATCAGGAAAATCACATAGTTTTTTGATTCCGGTATTAAACAAGATTAATCCTGCAAAACAGGAGGTACAAGCCGTGATTACGGCACCTAGTCGTGAATTAGCGACACAATTATTTGAAGCAGCAACACAAATCGCAAAATTTTCAACGGAAGAAATATTTATTGCTAATTATATTGGCGGTACTGACAAAGAACGTCAAATTGAAAAATTAGCAAACCGTCAACCGCATATCGTCATTGGGACACCGGGACGTATTTTTGACTTAATGTCTGAACATGCATTATGGGTTCAAACAGCAGAAATGATGGTTGTCGATGAAGGCGATATGACCATGGACTTAGGTTTCTTGTCATTAGTTGATGAAATTGCTTCTCGTTTAGCGAAAAATTTACAATTAATGGTATTTTCTGCTACCATACCACAACAACTGAGTGTATTTCTTAATAAATATGTGACCAGCCCAGTCCAAATTAAAATTGAGCCCAAACAGGTACTGGCCGAACAAATCAATAATTATTTGATGAATACAAAAGGTCAAGACCGCCGAGAACTCGTCTATGAGTTGTTGACGATGGGGCATCCCTATTTAGCGTTGGTGTTTTGTAATACAAAAAATTATGCTGACGATGTGAGTCAATTTTTAAAAGAAAAAGGGTTAAAAGTTGCGACGATTCATGGGGATGTGCCGCCACGTGAACGTAAACGGTTGATGCGCCAGATTAAAGATTTGGAGTATCAATATGTGGTGGCTAGTGATTTGGCGGCTAGAGGGATTGATATCCCAGGAGTGTCAATGGTGATTAATACCGAAATTCCGAAAGAATTGGAATTCTTTATTCACCGAGTAGGTCGAACTGGACGCAATCAAGTTGCGGGCAATGCTTATACATTTTATACGCCAGAAGATGATGAAGCGATTCGTTTATTAGAGCAAAAAGGGATTGAATTTGAGCAAGTTGAATTAGTCAAAGGTGAAGTTCGTCCGGCCAAATCTCGTTTACGTCGTAATACGCGTAAAGATACGAAAAAAGATACTGATGATGTGGTTGTTAAAGCGATGATTGCACGGAATAAGAAGAAAAAAATCAAACCTGGCTATAAGCGAAAACTGAATTATGCAATTAAAGAGCATCGACGTCAAGAAGCTAAGCGTAATGCTCGAATGGAACGTCGTCAAAGTAGAAAAAAATAG
- a CDS encoding DUF1054 family protein: protein MNFDATAFAVFEQDTLATRMEAIQTRIQPVFRHYGAIIAQLLEEELGQENVPVHVAKHLRRTTNPPESTWVGIGGNQRGYKRFPHFQIGINPEYVFIMLALIDNPDCEKEIAQQWQQTVAQWQQLSDDYAVIVDHTQLAYQPVTTVDWKNVFERMERVKRAEFMVGRIAKRGALVLSDERQLEEWLLETVKDLLPWYQEACALY, encoded by the coding sequence ATGAATTTTGATGCAACTGCATTTGCAGTATTCGAACAGGATACTTTAGCGACACGTATGGAAGCTATCCAAACACGTATTCAGCCGGTGTTTCGACACTACGGGGCGATTATTGCCCAGTTATTGGAAGAAGAACTAGGACAAGAGAATGTTCCGGTTCACGTCGCTAAACATTTACGACGTACGACTAATCCACCTGAGAGCACATGGGTGGGTATTGGTGGCAATCAAAGAGGTTATAAACGATTTCCGCATTTTCAAATTGGTATTAATCCAGAGTACGTCTTTATTATGCTAGCATTGATTGATAATCCGGACTGCGAAAAAGAAATCGCGCAGCAATGGCAACAAACGGTGGCTCAGTGGCAGCAATTATCGGATGATTATGCCGTTATCGTTGATCATACGCAACTAGCATATCAGCCAGTAACCACTGTTGATTGGAAAAATGTCTTCGAACGCATGGAACGGGTGAAAAGGGCAGAATTTATGGTTGGACGTATCGCGAAAAGAGGTGCGCTAGTCTTATCAGACGAACGGCAATTAGAAGAATGGCTGCTTGAAACGGTTAAAGATTTACTTCCTTGGTATCAGGAAGCGTGTGCATTGTATTAA
- a CDS encoding UPF0223 family protein, with product MQNYPYPIDMDWSMDETIKVVDFFAAVEEVYETGIDASAFEAKYKAFKSVVTSISEEKQLDKAFASQSGYSIYQAVKAFKAFDKKTGKKLKISQ from the coding sequence ATGCAAAATTATCCATATCCTATTGATATGGACTGGTCAATGGATGAAACCATCAAAGTGGTTGATTTTTTTGCTGCGGTGGAAGAAGTCTATGAAACCGGGATAGATGCAAGTGCATTTGAAGCAAAATATAAAGCGTTCAAGTCAGTTGTGACAAGTATTAGTGAAGAAAAACAATTGGACAAAGCATTTGCTTCACAGAGTGGCTACTCCATTTACCAAGCTGTTAAAGCATTTAAAGCATTCGATAAAAAAACAGGAAAGAAGTTAAAAATAAGTCAATAA